A part of Pseudanabaena yagii GIHE-NHR1 genomic DNA contains:
- a CDS encoding TrbI/VirB10 family protein gives MTGVAMITEIAEQPLVDVKATEKVNVKADEIDFAYLTGFQPDVLPYAGGETNDIDEDDDLDPEEHRTIRGLISSPFSKIALVGGAGLFGFLLVGLFMNSVMSSNAKPLDAKSGGKDANAVVASTLDPKDAEIAKFKTDLALGSQLSAGKSKTLRPSVLPKSDSKLDGKDKDKLDPNAAKSSDRALESPVMSNLSAPPLASAPIYPVRQIMSPVEPMVMPSRIFAASPPAEVKNPAEEWQRLASIGSYGNLAAPSEMPKAIAPNPAIASNVSTQSLVIEKPRSDSLTSYLAQSEKSLQATNANTLLVGTTARASLKTALVFSTDGSRVIGSAPGLIPKFIVTLQEAISTADGKVAIPANASLIVVARPLDSKSGLSELDVVGIVINGRELTPPANAITIRGADGAPLIADKYFDRGSEISGMDVGTFLTSALAEVGKLTNSPTSTSSISTLGGSSTVNTAPPPNYLGAALSGGFGILSETLNRRSQQALEEIKTRPNVFFIPAGKELQVFVNQSVTF, from the coding sequence GTGACAGGAGTTGCCATGATTACGGAAATTGCCGAACAGCCACTAGTTGATGTAAAAGCTACTGAAAAAGTTAATGTAAAAGCTGATGAAATTGACTTTGCCTATTTAACGGGTTTTCAGCCTGATGTACTGCCATATGCGGGCGGTGAAACCAACGATATTGATGAAGATGACGATCTCGATCCAGAGGAGCATCGCACTATACGGGGATTGATTAGTAGTCCTTTTTCCAAAATTGCTTTAGTCGGCGGCGCGGGCTTATTTGGCTTTTTACTAGTCGGACTATTCATGAATAGCGTCATGTCATCCAATGCCAAGCCCTTAGATGCTAAATCTGGTGGCAAAGATGCGAATGCTGTTGTCGCCTCTACCCTCGATCCCAAAGATGCAGAAATCGCTAAGTTCAAGACCGATTTGGCTTTGGGCAGTCAGCTTTCCGCAGGTAAATCGAAAACATTACGTCCATCGGTTTTACCGAAGTCAGATTCTAAACTCGATGGTAAAGATAAGGACAAACTAGACCCGAATGCTGCGAAATCTAGCGATCGCGCTCTTGAGTCGCCTGTAATGAGCAACCTATCAGCGCCGCCATTGGCAAGTGCGCCCATCTATCCTGTACGACAAATCATGTCGCCAGTCGAACCGATGGTGATGCCTTCGCGTATTTTTGCAGCGAGTCCACCTGCGGAAGTCAAAAATCCCGCCGAAGAATGGCAGAGATTGGCAAGCATTGGTAGCTACGGAAATCTGGCGGCTCCCAGTGAAATGCCGAAAGCGATCGCGCCCAATCCTGCGATCGCTAGTAATGTCAGCACCCAAAGCCTTGTGATTGAGAAACCGCGCTCCGATTCCTTAACCAGTTATCTCGCCCAATCCGAAAAATCACTTCAGGCTACCAATGCCAACACTTTGCTAGTGGGGACTACCGCAAGAGCATCATTGAAAACAGCGTTGGTGTTCTCCACCGATGGTAGTCGTGTGATTGGCTCTGCACCTGGTCTGATTCCGAAATTTATTGTCACGCTCCAAGAAGCAATTTCAACGGCGGATGGAAAAGTTGCCATTCCTGCAAATGCTTCTCTAATTGTGGTGGCGCGTCCCTTGGATTCTAAATCAGGATTATCAGAACTAGATGTGGTTGGAATTGTGATCAATGGTCGAGAGCTTACGCCTCCCGCCAATGCGATTACGATTCGTGGTGCGGATGGTGCGCCGTTGATTGCGGACAAATACTTCGATCGCGGTTCGGAAATTAGTGGTATGGACGTAGGCACTTTTCTGACCTCGGCACTTGCTGAAGTCGGCAAACTCACCAATAGTCCGACTAGTACCAGCAGCATATCTACGCTTGGGGGGAGTTCTACGGTTAATACTGCACCACCACCGAACTACCTTGGGGCGGCGCTCAGTGGTGGCTTTGGCATTCTCTCGGAAACTTTGAATCGTCGCAGTCAACAGGCGCTCGAAGAAATCAAAACCCGTCCTAATGTCTTCTTTATCCCCGCAGGTAAAGAACTACAGGTATTTGTGAATCAGTCTGTGACTTTCTAA
- a CDS encoding Tn3 family transposase, which yields MTAIERTAYPRFKSLPNLKELAELYTPTESELAFARVQTASKEGRFRLLISLKAFQRLGYFPDAASIPTALIEHLRKLLNLNSSVDAIAPLRSLRRYERAIRTFLKVKIFDAGARQHIAIAIATAATTMDRNADLINVAIEELVKESYELPAFSTLDRLAGNVRSITNHRLFQQVASKLTPAEQTFLDELLLSQPVEGQVTLNLLKSPPKSVRLSHIIQLQSKFDKLMSFGNAQRLLAGIAKSKIQSFAAQAKALDISDFRDIKTNKRNALLVCLLYRAQVKTRDYLVDLFLKRMRKIHYLARQRLVELREQHLKQTEVMLGVLAEILEVSVDHPDEQTFGNQVQALLQSHGGSAELLERCQAITTYNSDNYLPLIRHFFGRYRPLLFELVRSLELQSTSQDQSLPVALAFVLKHEQRRSKYLPSDDLDLSFISERWRRLVVEQRGEEQVLSRVHLEVCIFTYLAAELKTGDISVAGSEQYADFREQLLSWEECEHDLASYGIQSGLPVTAESFVAALKQQLTEVAQTVDQICQDGSQITINEVGAPVLKRLVAEVKPSGADELEAKIWERLPERSVLDILCNVEYWLNWTRHFGLASGSEAKIDQPTERYILAVFGYGCNLGPYQTARHTRGLINGQMLSRINRLHIQTSQIEAAIRELINAYNLLPLPKCWGTGKRAAADGSKFQIHENSLMSEYHIRYGGYGGIAYHHVSDTYIALFTHFITCGVWEAVYILDGLLKNSSDIQPDTLHADTQGQSLPVFALSYLLGIKLMPRIRNWQDYTFFRPSPEAVYKYIDPLFTDVVDWKLIQTHWQDLIRVTLSIQAGKLMPSTILRRLGSNSRKNRLYQTFQALGQVVRTLFLLQYISDRALRQEITACTNIVEGYHNFLDWLFFGKQGVLTDHDPEEQEKRLKYLDLVASAVIFQNTVDISAAVRSLVEDGHKIDRELLSTLSPYLTRHLKRYGDYVVDLTTIPEPLDLAVSLPIEIVQE from the coding sequence ATGACCGCAATCGAACGCACCGCCTATCCTCGTTTTAAATCTCTCCCGAATCTCAAAGAATTAGCCGAACTCTATACCCCAACTGAATCCGAGCTAGCTTTTGCTCGTGTCCAAACTGCCAGTAAAGAAGGTCGATTTCGCTTGTTGATATCTCTGAAAGCTTTTCAGCGTCTAGGGTACTTTCCAGATGCGGCATCAATTCCAACCGCACTCATTGAGCATTTACGGAAGCTATTGAATTTAAACAGTTCAGTTGATGCCATTGCCCCCCTGCGGTCACTACGTCGCTATGAAAGAGCGATTCGGACTTTTCTAAAAGTTAAAATCTTTGATGCTGGCGCACGTCAACATATCGCTATTGCTATCGCAACGGCGGCGACAACTATGGATCGTAACGCCGATTTAATTAATGTGGCGATTGAGGAATTGGTCAAAGAAAGTTATGAGTTACCAGCGTTTAGTACCTTAGATCGCCTAGCTGGCAATGTACGTTCGATTACCAATCACAGATTATTTCAACAGGTGGCATCAAAGTTAACTCCTGCGGAGCAGACCTTTTTAGACGAGCTACTCTTATCTCAACCCGTCGAAGGTCAGGTCACGCTCAATTTACTCAAATCTCCGCCCAAGAGTGTTAGACTTTCCCACATCATTCAGTTGCAATCTAAATTTGACAAGCTGATGTCTTTTGGCAATGCCCAACGGTTGTTAGCGGGGATTGCTAAGAGTAAGATTCAATCTTTTGCTGCTCAAGCTAAAGCGCTGGACATTTCGGATTTTCGAGATATCAAAACTAATAAACGAAACGCTTTACTGGTGTGTTTGCTCTATCGGGCGCAAGTTAAAACCAGAGATTATTTGGTCGATCTGTTTCTCAAGCGGATGCGGAAAATTCACTACCTTGCCCGCCAACGATTGGTGGAACTCAGAGAACAACATCTCAAGCAAACTGAAGTGATGCTAGGGGTGTTAGCAGAGATTTTAGAGGTATCTGTCGATCATCCTGACGAACAAACTTTCGGAAATCAAGTGCAAGCCCTACTACAGTCTCATGGTGGTTCCGCCGAGCTACTCGAACGCTGTCAGGCAATTACGACTTACAACAGCGATAATTATTTACCATTAATTCGGCATTTCTTCGGTCGTTATCGTCCGTTGCTATTTGAATTGGTCAGATCTTTGGAACTTCAATCGACCTCTCAAGATCAATCGTTACCTGTAGCTTTGGCGTTTGTGTTGAAGCACGAACAGCGGCGCAGTAAATATTTACCCAGCGACGATCTCGATTTGAGTTTCATTAGCGAGCGGTGGCGACGATTGGTGGTGGAACAGCGTGGGGAAGAGCAAGTACTGTCGAGAGTTCATCTCGAAGTATGCATCTTCACCTATTTAGCGGCTGAGTTGAAAACAGGAGATATCTCTGTCGCTGGTTCCGAGCAATACGCCGACTTTCGCGAACAGTTACTTTCATGGGAAGAATGTGAACACGACTTGGCAAGTTATGGAATACAAAGCGGTTTACCAGTAACCGCTGAGTCCTTTGTGGCTGCTTTAAAACAGCAATTAACAGAGGTGGCACAGACAGTTGACCAGATCTGTCAAGATGGTAGTCAAATTACCATTAACGAAGTTGGAGCACCCGTCCTCAAACGTTTGGTAGCAGAAGTGAAACCGTCTGGTGCCGATGAACTCGAAGCTAAGATTTGGGAACGTTTGCCAGAGCGGAGCGTATTGGACATCCTGTGCAATGTGGAATATTGGCTCAACTGGACGCGGCATTTTGGATTAGCTTCAGGCTCTGAGGCTAAAATAGACCAACCCACTGAGCGGTATATTCTGGCTGTGTTTGGTTATGGGTGTAACCTTGGTCCCTATCAAACAGCACGTCATACACGCGGACTGATCAATGGACAGATGTTGTCGCGCATCAATCGGCTACATATTCAAACCAGCCAAATCGAAGCAGCAATCCGGGAGCTGATTAATGCTTACAATTTACTCCCATTGCCCAAGTGTTGGGGAACGGGGAAACGCGCAGCCGCTGATGGAAGCAAGTTTCAGATTCATGAAAACAGTTTGATGTCAGAGTACCATATCCGCTATGGCGGTTATGGTGGGATTGCTTACCATCATGTCTCAGATACTTACATTGCGCTGTTCACCCACTTTATTACCTGTGGAGTATGGGAGGCAGTGTATATCTTGGATGGGTTACTGAAGAACAGTTCGGATATTCAACCAGATACCTTACATGCGGATACTCAAGGTCAATCATTGCCTGTCTTTGCTTTGTCCTATCTATTGGGAATCAAGCTGATGCCTCGGATTCGGAACTGGCAGGATTATACGTTCTTTCGTCCGAGTCCAGAGGCTGTGTATAAATACATCGATCCGTTATTTACGGATGTGGTGGATTGGAAGTTGATTCAAACTCATTGGCAGGATTTAATTCGTGTAACTTTGTCTATTCAGGCGGGTAAGTTGATGCCTTCAACGATCTTGCGAAGATTAGGGAGTAATAGTCGCAAGAATCGCCTGTACCAAACTTTTCAAGCCTTGGGACAGGTTGTTAGAACGTTGTTTTTGCTGCAATATATTTCCGACCGCGCTTTACGTCAGGAGATTACAGCTTGCACCAATATTGTTGAAGGCTATCACAATTTTCTGGACTGGTTATTTTTTGGTAAGCAGGGGGTACTTACAGACCACGATCCTGAAGAGCAAGAGAAGCGGCTCAAGTATCTCGACTTAGTTGCCAGCGCGGTGATTTTTCAGAATACTGTGGATATTTCTGCTGCGGTACGCAGTTTGGTTGAGGATGGTCATAAGATTGACCGCGAGTTACTCTCTACTTTGAGTCCTTATCTGACTAGACATTTAAAGCGGTATGGCGACTATGTTGTCGATCTGACGACTATTCCCGAACCGTTGGATCTGGCAGTTAGCTTGCCAATTGAGATCGTTCAAGAGTAA